Proteins co-encoded in one Dyella japonica A8 genomic window:
- a CDS encoding EamA family transporter, with product MSPRSTLGPIALAIGALLISMVSYQCGASLAKHLFPAVGAQGATAYRLGLSALILLLWRRPWRRLANGTQWRALWAYGLAMGAMNLVFYMSLRTIPLGIAVALEFTGPLALAVFSSRRLIDFAWIALVVMGLALLLPLRGEVQTLDPVGVMYALAAGLGWALYIVFGKQAGEAHGGDAVTWGTSIGALLAIPFGVVHAGSALFSPSLLPYALGVALLSSALPYSLEMVALTRLPARTFSTLLSLEPAVAAVAGVVLLSEHLSLLQWTAIVAIIVAAAGTALSVRRPAVGEPPLVN from the coding sequence ATGTCCCCACGCTCCACCCTTGGCCCGATCGCGCTCGCGATCGGCGCGTTGCTGATCAGCATGGTTTCGTATCAATGCGGCGCTTCGCTGGCCAAGCACCTGTTCCCGGCCGTGGGCGCGCAGGGCGCGACCGCCTATCGCCTCGGGCTTAGTGCGTTGATCCTGCTGTTGTGGCGCCGGCCGTGGCGCAGGTTGGCAAACGGTACCCAATGGCGCGCGCTGTGGGCCTACGGGCTGGCCATGGGGGCGATGAACCTGGTGTTCTACATGTCGTTGCGCACGATTCCGCTGGGCATCGCCGTGGCTCTGGAATTCACCGGTCCGCTGGCGTTGGCGGTGTTCAGTTCGCGTCGCCTGATCGACTTTGCATGGATCGCCCTGGTGGTCATGGGGCTGGCCTTGCTGCTGCCCTTGCGCGGGGAGGTGCAGACGCTCGATCCGGTGGGCGTGATGTATGCGCTGGCGGCGGGTCTTGGCTGGGCGCTCTATATCGTGTTCGGCAAGCAGGCCGGCGAAGCGCACGGCGGGGACGCCGTGACCTGGGGTACCTCGATCGGCGCGTTGCTGGCCATTCCATTCGGCGTGGTGCACGCAGGGAGCGCATTGTTCTCGCCCTCGTTGTTGCCTTATGCGTTGGGCGTGGCGTTGCTCAGCTCGGCATTGCCTTATTCGCTGGAAATGGTGGCGTTGACGCGATTGCCGGCGCGCACGTTCAGCACGTTGCTGAGCCTGGAGCCCGCGGTGGCTGCCGTGGCGGGCGTGGTGCTGCTGAGCGAACACCTCAGCCTTCTGCAATGGACGGCCATCGTGGCGATCATCGTGGCGGCAGCGGGCACGGCATTGAGTGTGCGTCGCCCGGCCGTGGGCGAGCCGCCGCTGGTCAACTGA
- a CDS encoding DUF2076 domain-containing protein, with protein sequence MTPQEQQLIDDFLQRLVAAGSVAKDPQADALIRQRLAAQPDALYLLVQRSLLQQQALDSAKAQIAQLQSQLASQQGGGSFLGGQPPSPAWGATPPPMPQQPMPQQAPPSWRDRLFGSAPAQPAPTAAAAPGFLSQAATTAAGVAGGMFLFDGIENLLGGHHGGGGFFGGGGQPTVVENITENNTYYDDNNDRLTDHRDRDDFASNDFTSTNDFDDDNGGGFDDNNWA encoded by the coding sequence ATGACACCGCAGGAACAACAGCTAATCGATGATTTTCTCCAGCGCCTGGTTGCCGCCGGCAGCGTGGCCAAGGACCCGCAGGCCGACGCCCTGATCCGCCAGCGCCTGGCCGCTCAGCCCGACGCGCTCTATCTGCTGGTGCAACGCAGCCTGCTGCAGCAGCAGGCGCTGGACAGCGCCAAGGCGCAGATTGCCCAGCTCCAGTCCCAGCTCGCCTCGCAGCAGGGTGGCGGCAGCTTCCTCGGTGGCCAGCCGCCCTCGCCGGCCTGGGGCGCCACGCCTCCGCCGATGCCGCAGCAGCCGATGCCGCAGCAAGCACCGCCCAGCTGGCGCGACCGCCTGTTCGGCAGCGCCCCTGCCCAGCCGGCACCGACCGCAGCCGCCGCGCCCGGCTTCCTCTCGCAGGCCGCCACCACGGCCGCCGGCGTGGCGGGCGGCATGTTCCTGTTCGATGGCATCGAAAACCTGCTGGGCGGCCACCATGGTGGTGGCGGCTTCTTCGGTGGCGGCGGACAGCCGACGGTGGTGGAGAACATCACCGAGAACAACACCTACTACGACGACAACAACGATCGCCTCACCGATCACCGCGATCGCGACGACTTCGCCTCGAACGACTTCACGTCGACGAATGATTTCGACGACGACAACGGCGGCGGATTCGACGACAACAACTGGGCGTAA
- a CDS encoding tetratricopeptide repeat protein — MMAVHSVANPNDGFPQLLRSDPARALGMLRVQALAGDSASQLALGQMHLEGIGCERNGAEARYWFQHAAHQGDAMAMNMLGRCLENGWGGAIDHELAAVWYREAATHGSDWGMYNFAHVLANGRGVKADRAAAFLWFSRAAEQGHGRAMHFLGQYYEHGWETEPDAERASELYRCSAEKGDYRGQCSWASVLTEQGRIDEACALLRRVLAAAPAYFAEALRDDLGRSRHPELRALAVVAPV, encoded by the coding sequence ATGATGGCAGTGCATAGCGTCGCCAATCCCAATGATGGTTTCCCGCAGCTGCTGAGGAGCGATCCCGCCCGCGCGCTCGGGATGTTGCGCGTGCAGGCCTTGGCGGGCGACAGCGCCTCGCAGCTCGCGCTGGGGCAGATGCACCTGGAGGGCATCGGCTGCGAGCGCAATGGCGCCGAAGCGCGCTACTGGTTCCAGCATGCGGCGCACCAGGGCGACGCCATGGCCATGAACATGCTGGGACGTTGTCTCGAAAACGGCTGGGGTGGCGCGATCGACCATGAACTGGCGGCCGTGTGGTACCGCGAGGCGGCGACACATGGTTCGGACTGGGGCATGTACAACTTCGCGCACGTGCTGGCCAACGGCCGCGGAGTCAAAGCGGACCGGGCCGCGGCGTTCCTGTGGTTCTCGCGTGCCGCGGAACAGGGACACGGCCGCGCCATGCATTTCCTTGGGCAGTACTACGAGCATGGCTGGGAAACCGAGCCGGATGCGGAGCGCGCCAGCGAGCTGTATCGCTGCTCGGCGGAGAAGGGTGATTACCGCGGGCAGTGCAGTTGGGCGTCGGTGTTGACCGAGCAGGGGCGCATCGACGAGGCCTGCGCATTGCTGCGTCGCGTCCTTGCCGCGGCGCCCGCGTATTTCGCTGAGGCGCTGCGCGACGATCTGGGTCGCTCCAGGCACCCCGAGCTGCGCGCGCTGGCGGTCGTGGCCCCAGTATAG
- a CDS encoding Fe2+-dependent dioxygenase: MLLHIPDVLNADELARCRRGLAPADWGAGQATLPGGHRQLPADGPEAKELGALVMAALTRNTTFFAGALPRHISPPQFGSHGVGPASGSRVEGAIRRDRPDGLGIPVRTDLSATLFLHDPQEYDGGEMVIEDTYGSHTVRLAAGDMILYPASSPHRVEPVTRGERVVAVFWIQSLVRDEAQRRLLLELDVSIQNLGQAHAPQADVLRLTGIYHNLLRAWSET; encoded by the coding sequence ATGCTGCTTCATATCCCCGACGTCCTGAATGCCGACGAGCTCGCCCGATGCCGGCGTGGTCTCGCGCCCGCCGACTGGGGCGCAGGCCAGGCGACGCTGCCGGGAGGTCACCGGCAGTTGCCCGCAGACGGGCCGGAGGCGAAGGAGCTGGGTGCGCTGGTCATGGCGGCGCTGACCCGGAATACCACCTTTTTCGCGGGTGCCTTGCCGCGCCACATCTCTCCGCCGCAGTTCGGCAGCCATGGCGTGGGGCCGGCGTCCGGCTCCCGCGTGGAGGGCGCGATTCGCCGTGACCGCCCGGATGGCCTGGGCATACCGGTCCGTACGGATCTGTCTGCCACCTTGTTCCTGCATGATCCTCAGGAATACGACGGTGGCGAGATGGTCATCGAGGACACCTATGGGTCGCATACGGTCAGGCTCGCCGCCGGCGACATGATTCTTTATCCGGCCAGCAGCCCGCACCGCGTGGAACCCGTGACACGCGGCGAGCGCGTGGTGGCGGTTTTCTGGATCCAGAGCCTTGTCCGTGACGAGGCCCAGCGTCGCCTGCTGCTGGAGCTGGATGTGTCCATCCAGAACCTCGGGCAGGCGCATGCGCCGCAGGCGGATGTGCTGCGCCTGACCGGCATTTATCACAACTTGTTGCGTGCGTGGTCCGAGACATGA
- a CDS encoding TonB-dependent receptor, which yields MTSQTFVSSSVHPPVRLMASALGLALVSTSAMAAGEAPADAKADPQDAQNLDGVRVRSTVVNTTSPKFTAPLLDTPRSVTVVPQQIIQQTAATSLLDVLRQVPGITFGAGEGGNPNGDRPIIRGFDSESSVFIDGVRSSGSQSREIFDIEQVEVMKGPSSAYTGRGGVGGSVNLVTKMPRAENFVRATAGVGTDNYYRGTADWNQQVGADTAVRLNVMGHSNDVPGRNGPDMSRWGIAPSVTFGLRAPTSVTLSYYHLQSDDTPDSGIPYNNPFAATSPYARLNGDGRPYSVPRGTYYGWLDRDFQKQSNDVGSILLKHDAGDGWLLRNATVYARSTNDYIWTQPDDSQGNFLVNGGIWRRNNNRDSSTTSLTNQTDLTGEFETGSLKHSLAAGIELSSEKTRRTSYLVDPAKNASDTHNTGSIVNGACSSKYGIGAPSNYWCTSAQAPTPHDPFNGAIIGGQNPTRIVTDTRSAWAFDTVTFDPQWSVNGGVRFDSYSTRSTATTSTTGAVTHLSNDSDFWNYQLGVVYKPAANGSIYLSWGTSSNPPGVDAGDGADGLAVTNADLKPESSRNIELGTKWDVLDQRLSLTAAVFRSEKTNARVATGGRGSPQINAGEQLVDGIELGFSGQVTERWSIYGGYTYLDSELVKTGPGDATSRGNAFPNTPRNSATLWTTYAITSQWTVGGGAYYQDKVFGNTANTKWVPSYARFDAMVSYAVNARLSLQLNVQNLTNRYYFDKAYAAHYASVAPGRVGMLTANISF from the coding sequence ATGACCTCCCAGACTTTTGTTTCCTCCTCGGTCCACCCGCCGGTGCGCCTGATGGCCAGTGCCCTTGGGCTGGCCCTGGTGTCGACGTCGGCGATGGCGGCCGGCGAGGCGCCTGCCGACGCCAAGGCGGACCCGCAGGATGCCCAGAACCTGGACGGGGTAAGGGTGCGCTCCACCGTGGTCAATACCACCTCGCCCAAGTTCACCGCGCCGCTGCTCGACACGCCGCGCTCGGTCACCGTGGTGCCGCAGCAGATCATCCAGCAGACGGCCGCCACGTCGCTGCTCGACGTCTTGCGCCAGGTGCCCGGCATTACCTTCGGCGCGGGCGAGGGCGGCAACCCCAACGGCGACCGGCCGATCATCCGCGGCTTCGACTCGGAGAGCTCGGTGTTTATCGATGGCGTACGCAGTTCCGGCTCGCAATCGCGCGAAATCTTCGATATCGAGCAGGTTGAAGTGATGAAGGGCCCCAGCTCCGCCTACACCGGGCGCGGTGGCGTCGGCGGTAGCGTCAACCTGGTGACCAAGATGCCCAGGGCCGAGAACTTCGTGCGTGCCACGGCTGGCGTGGGCACCGACAACTACTACCGCGGCACGGCGGACTGGAACCAGCAGGTGGGCGCCGACACGGCGGTCCGACTGAACGTGATGGGTCACAGCAACGACGTGCCAGGCCGCAACGGGCCTGACATGTCGCGTTGGGGCATTGCGCCTTCGGTGACGTTCGGGCTGCGCGCGCCGACCAGCGTCACACTGAGCTATTACCACCTGCAGAGCGACGACACGCCGGATAGCGGCATCCCGTACAACAATCCGTTCGCCGCCACGAGCCCTTACGCGCGCCTCAATGGCGACGGCCGACCGTATTCGGTGCCACGCGGCACGTACTACGGCTGGCTTGATCGCGACTTCCAGAAGCAAAGCAATGACGTCGGCAGCATCCTGCTGAAGCATGATGCCGGCGATGGCTGGCTGCTGCGCAACGCGACGGTTTACGCGCGCTCCACCAACGATTACATCTGGACCCAGCCGGATGATAGCCAGGGCAACTTCCTGGTGAACGGTGGCATCTGGCGCCGCAACAACAATCGCGACAGCAGCACGACGAGCCTTACCAACCAGACTGACCTCACCGGCGAGTTCGAGACGGGTTCGCTCAAGCACAGCCTGGCGGCCGGCATCGAGTTGAGCAGCGAAAAGACCCGCCGCACCAGTTATCTGGTGGATCCCGCGAAGAACGCCAGCGACACCCACAACACCGGCTCCATCGTCAACGGCGCCTGCAGCAGCAAGTACGGCATAGGCGCGCCGTCCAACTACTGGTGCACCAGCGCCCAGGCGCCGACTCCGCATGATCCGTTCAACGGGGCGATCATCGGCGGCCAGAACCCCACGCGCATCGTCACCGATACGCGCTCGGCCTGGGCCTTCGACACGGTGACCTTCGATCCGCAGTGGTCAGTCAATGGCGGCGTGCGCTTCGACAGCTACAGCACGCGCTCCACCGCAACCACGTCCACCACGGGTGCGGTGACCCATCTGAGCAACGATTCGGACTTCTGGAACTATCAGCTGGGCGTGGTCTACAAGCCGGCAGCCAACGGCAGCATCTATCTGTCGTGGGGCACGTCGTCCAACCCGCCGGGCGTGGACGCTGGCGATGGCGCGGACGGCCTGGCCGTGACCAATGCCGACCTCAAGCCCGAGAGCAGCCGCAACATCGAGCTGGGCACCAAGTGGGATGTGCTGGATCAGCGACTCTCACTCACCGCCGCCGTGTTCCGCAGCGAGAAGACCAATGCCCGCGTGGCGACCGGTGGTCGCGGCAGTCCGCAGATCAATGCGGGCGAGCAGCTCGTGGATGGCATCGAGCTTGGTTTCAGCGGCCAGGTCACCGAACGCTGGAGCATCTACGGCGGCTACACCTATCTCGACAGCGAACTGGTGAAGACCGGCCCGGGTGATGCCACGAGCCGGGGCAATGCGTTCCCGAATACGCCCAGGAACAGCGCTACCCTGTGGACCACGTATGCGATCACGTCGCAGTGGACGGTGGGCGGTGGCGCGTACTACCAGGACAAGGTCTTCGGCAATACGGCCAACACCAAATGGGTGCCCTCGTACGCGCGTTTCGACGCCATGGTGTCGTACGCGGTGAATGCCCGCTTGTCGCTACAGCTCAATGTGCAAAACCTCACCAATCGCTACTACTTCGACAAGGCCTATGCGGCGCACTACGCGTCGGTGGCACCGGGGCGCGTGGGTATGCTCACGGCCAATATCAGTTTCTGA